Proteins encoded within one genomic window of Cyanobacterium stanieri LEGE 03274:
- a CDS encoding BamA/TamA family outer membrane protein has product MSKKKLNYNSVVQKKNIVPKADNMTLLFKVTNNNGHGVSIHKTSMANLVTKFPILSALLFLTTFMVSQPLSANAEVEKEDNSSPTTNLQFNLSSVAHQPPNFLPQNVEINQAPTPEDFVTESNQPLETFTEGINKPQEISPNLEIALKDKSNQEISPNLEIAVEDKSNQEIISPNLEINIDSQSSSPQQILLAQNNPSSSQEEARVLVAEVVVEGVEGELEDLVYNVIRTAPGRTTSRSQLQEDINAIFATGFFSDANVVPSDTPLGVRITYTVAPNPVLQRVQLQTVSGTSPEAQVPPEVVDELFGEQYGSIINLRDLQEGISGINTWYSDNGFDLAQVVSSPQVSPDGVVTLIIAEGEIEDIQVKYFNEDNEEVDGKTREFIITREVELKPGDIFNRNTAQRDLQRVFGLGIFQDVRLSFSEAEDPSKVVMNIEVVQGNTGSIAAGAGISSNSGFFGTLSYQEQNLGGNNQNLGAEFQLGERELLFDLSLRDPWIATTPDRTSYIANIFRRRSISLVFDGTDTESIRTEVGDTRPRVVRTGTGITFSRPLAEDPFTRPEWTLSAGLQYQRVEIKNTDGDLSPRSSAEFGNELLSISESGQDDLFLVRFNAARDRRNNRLQPTEGSFFLVGMEQTVPLGSGNILFNRIRANYSHYIPVNFLDFDFAEGPQALAFNVQAGTVLGDLPPYEAFVLGGSNSVRGYGEGDLGNGRTFIQASAEYRFPIFSIVGGALFLDFGSDLGSGSSVPGQPAEVRGLNGTGYGYGLGVRIQSPVGPIRIDYGVNDEGDNRIHFGIGERF; this is encoded by the coding sequence ATGAGCAAAAAAAAATTAAATTATAACTCTGTGGTGCAAAAAAAGAACATCGTCCCAAAGGCAGATAACATGACCCTACTTTTTAAAGTTACTAATAACAATGGTCATGGTGTATCTATCCATAAAACATCCATGGCAAACCTAGTAACAAAATTTCCCATTCTCTCTGCCCTTCTCTTTTTAACTACTTTTATGGTAAGTCAACCCTTATCAGCCAATGCAGAAGTAGAAAAAGAAGACAATTCTTCCCCAACAACCAATTTACAATTTAATCTTAGCTCCGTTGCCCACCAGCCCCCTAACTTTCTCCCTCAAAATGTAGAAATAAACCAAGCCCCAACACCAGAAGATTTTGTTACAGAAAGTAACCAGCCATTAGAAACTTTTACCGAAGGTATAAATAAGCCACAAGAAATATCCCCTAACTTAGAAATAGCACTTAAAGACAAGAGTAACCAAGAAATATCCCCTAACTTAGAAATAGCAGTTGAAGACAAAAGTAATCAAGAAATCATCTCCCCTAACTTAGAAATCAATATTGACTCTCAATCTTCTTCCCCCCAACAAATCCTTTTAGCCCAAAATAATCCATCATCAAGCCAAGAAGAAGCAAGGGTATTAGTGGCAGAAGTTGTCGTAGAAGGAGTAGAGGGAGAATTAGAAGACTTAGTCTATAACGTCATTAGAACCGCCCCGGGGCGTACCACCAGCAGAAGCCAACTACAAGAAGATATTAACGCTATTTTTGCTACGGGCTTTTTTAGTGATGCCAATGTCGTGCCTAGTGATACTCCTTTGGGGGTGAGAATTACTTATACTGTAGCTCCCAACCCTGTATTACAAAGAGTGCAATTACAAACGGTTTCAGGCACAAGCCCCGAAGCCCAAGTACCCCCAGAAGTAGTAGATGAACTATTTGGGGAGCAATATGGTTCAATCATTAATCTAAGGGATTTACAAGAAGGTATTTCTGGGATTAATACTTGGTATAGTGACAATGGCTTTGATTTAGCTCAGGTGGTTAGCTCTCCTCAAGTGTCACCCGATGGGGTTGTGACTTTGATAATTGCGGAAGGGGAAATTGAGGACATCCAAGTTAAATATTTTAATGAGGATAACGAGGAGGTTGACGGTAAAACTAGGGAATTTATTATTACTAGGGAAGTAGAGCTAAAACCGGGAGATATTTTTAATCGTAATACGGCACAAAGGGATTTACAAAGGGTATTTGGTTTAGGTATTTTCCAAGATGTTCGTCTTTCTTTTAGTGAGGCTGAAGATCCTTCCAAGGTGGTTATGAATATTGAGGTAGTACAAGGTAATACAGGATCGATCGCCGCCGGGGCCGGTATTAGTTCTAATAGTGGCTTTTTTGGAACGTTGAGTTATCAGGAACAAAACCTTGGGGGTAATAATCAAAATCTGGGAGCAGAATTTCAGTTAGGGGAAAGGGAATTATTATTTGATTTAAGTTTAAGAGATCCTTGGATTGCGACAACTCCCGATCGCACCTCATACATTGCTAATATTTTCCGTCGTCGTTCTATTTCCCTTGTGTTTGATGGTACGGATACCGAGAGTATTAGAACGGAAGTGGGAGACACCCGCCCTAGGGTAGTGCGTACGGGTACGGGAATCACTTTTTCTCGCCCCCTTGCCGAAGATCCTTTCACCCGTCCAGAATGGACACTGAGCGCAGGTTTACAATATCAAAGGGTGGAAATTAAAAACACCGATGGAGATTTAAGCCCTCGATCTTCCGCTGAATTTGGTAATGAGTTATTATCCATTAGTGAATCTGGGCAGGATGATCTTTTCTTGGTTCGTTTTAACGCCGCGCGCGATCGCCGTAACAACCGCTTACAACCCACTGAGGGCAGTTTCTTCCTTGTGGGTATGGAGCAAACTGTTCCCCTTGGTTCTGGTAATATTCTATTTAATCGCATTCGTGCTAACTATAGTCACTATATCCCTGTTAATTTCCTTGATTTTGATTTTGCAGAAGGTCCCCAAGCCCTTGCTTTTAATGTTCAAGCAGGTACTGTCCTTGGAGATTTACCACCCTATGAAGCCTTCGTTTTAGGGGGTAGTAACTCCGTTAGGGGCTATGGGGAAGGGGATTTAGGTAATGGACGTACTTTTATTCAAGCTAGTGCGGAATATCGTTTCCCCATTTTTTCCATTGTGGGGGGTGCTTTATTCCTCGATTTTGGTAGCGATCTTGGTTCTGGTTCATCGGTGCCTGGGCAACCTGCGGAGGTGAGAGGTTTAAATGGTACTGGTTATGGTTATGGTTTGGGGGTTAGAATTCAATCTCCCGTAGGCCCTATCCGTATTGATTATGGTGTTAATGATGAGGGCGATAACCGTATTCACTTCGGTATCGGTGAGCGATTCTAA